The Spirochaetaceae bacterium genomic sequence GCCCAACCTGGCCTGCCTGCGACGGCGAGCCGTCAGCCGAGCGGAATGCCCTCGGCCGCGGCCACCTGTTGGATGTAGTCGACGCCGAGGTCGTACTCCTTCTGCGTGGGCAGGTGCTCGATCATGAGCGGCACGGTCTGCGGCAACTCGTGCAGGACACGCAGGTAGGCGGCGTAGTCGATGTTGCCGCAGCCGGGGCGCACCTCGTGCATGATCACGCTCACGTCCTCCTGCATCGCCAGGTCCTTGGCATGGGCGGAGACGATGCGATCGCCGAACAGGCGCACCGCCTCGCGTGCCACGGCGGCGTTCTCGTAGTACAGCCGTGGGGTGTTGATCAGGTTGACCAGGTCCATGTGGGCGGCGAACTCGGGCCGGTCGACGGCATCGAGCAGGCGGCGGATGTTGGCGGGTGAGTCGGCCACGCTGAACGGATAGATCTCGTACACGAAGCGTGCCCGCTTGGGCTTGACGGTGTCGATCAGCCAGCGCGCGTTCTCGACCGCGGCGTCGAACGCGTCGGGCGTGAAGTTGAACGCGTCGTGCGAGCCCTGGCCGGGGCCGCCTGGGGAGCCGATGCAGGTGATGGCGCACAGTGCGCCTACCTCGTCGGCGATGGCCAGGTAGTCGGCCATGCGCTGCCGTTCGCGCTTGCCCTCCTCGGGGTCGGGGTGCAGCATGTTGCGCCAGCCGCCCACCTCGGCGATCACCACGTCCTCGGCGGCGAACGCCTCGCGAATGTCGCGGATCCGGTTTCCGTCATCGACCGACACCCGCGGGCAGTAGGCGGCAGCCAAGCCGCGTTCGCGATGCTCCCGCGCCAGCACGTGTACGTCCGCTGCTTCCGATCCGTGGGCCCGGCCTACCGCGGCGTCGCCTTCCTGGGCACCCATGATCACACTGCCAAGTCTCACCATAGCGCGCCGATACTACCCGGCGCACGCGGGCGCGCATAGAGCGGTACGCCTCGCACGGCGCCGTGCGCCCACCGAGCGCGATCGACGGTACGCCCGGCAACGCGCGCCGGGTGCACGACACGCACACCGACGGCGCACCGCCTCGCGGTCCTTGCAGCGACGCCACACCACCGCCGGGCACTGCGGCCCGTGGCGAGCTCCGCTGCATCGAGCGCGACGATGCAGCCCGGCTGGCGCGTTGCTCGTCGCTCACCCATGGCCGGCGTGCTTTGGCAGCACGTGCGCCGCCGGGTTCCGCTACAGGCCGCCGGTCAGCGCTTGGTGCGCAGCACCACGCCGCCCACGTTGTGCAGGATGCGCTCCAGGCGTTGCGCTTCCCGGTCTACCAGGTCGGCGCGGGTGAGGATGTCGGTCAGGAAGCGCTGTACGCTGCTCGCGCCCGCGGGACTGAAGAAGCCCACCTCGGCGAGGGCGCCGGTCAGCGGCTCGGCCATGCGTGCGATGCGCTCGGCGCCGACCGGGCGCTGGCGCGGGCGCGCCTGGCGCGGCGCGTGGCCGTGCTTGTAGATCTCGTAGGCCACCACCTGCACCGCGTGCGACAGGTTCAGCGACGGGAACTGCGGCGCCGACGGGATCGCCACCGCGACTTGGCACGGCTCCATCTCGGCGTCGGTGAGTCCGTTCTTCTCGTTGCCGAACACCACCGCCACCGGCCCCGCATGCCGTTCGGCCAGGCGCCGGCCGAGCTGTTCGGCGGTCCAGATGCGGTACTTGCGACGCTTGCCGTCGCGCCGGGTAACGGCCGCGGCCAGCGTGCAGCCGCTCACCGCCTCCGCGACGCTGGTGCATGCCACCGCCCGCTCCAGCAGGTCGGCGGCGTGCACGGCGACCACGCCTGCCACGTGCCGGTCGATTGCGTCAGCGCCCACCAGGTGGATCTGCTCGATGCCCATGGTCTTGGCCGCCCGGCAGGCGGCGCCTACGTTGCGGCTCTCCTCCGGGCGCACCAGCACGATGCGCAGGTCGGTCAGGTCCATGGCCCTCCGCTCACTCGCGCGGCTTGCAGGCCGTTTGGGGGTGTCGGTCGCGGTGCGGAGCCCACAGGGGCGGATCAGCTCAGGGCGGCGGTGAGCCGCTCGAACAGGTCGTCGTCCGGCTCGAAGCTGGCCAGCTCTACCGGCCTGCGTTCCAGCGCACTGGCGTACAGTGCGAGCACGGTCTTGAACTCGTGCAGCGACTGGTTCAGGTCGGTGCCCGGCAGCGCCGATCCGTCCTCCAGCCAGTCCAGGGTGGCGCGCGTCAGCCCGGCCTGCGCGAGCACGTTGTTGGCTCGCCAGGTGTCGCCGACGTGGCCGCACTCGGTGCCGTCCGGTCCCACGATCTCCCAGTTGCGGAACTCCTCGTACAGGACCCGCCCGCGCTCGGCGTAGGCGGCCACGCGCACGTGCTGATAGACGGTCGCCGGGTCGCCGATCAGCGGCGCGGTGGGGCCGTGGTGCCACAGGCAGCGCACTCCGTTGTCGAACAGCAGGTGGGCCACCGAGGAGTCGGGTGCCGGGTGGGTGGGGTCGCTGCCGCTCATTCCGCTGGCGGTGCCGAGCACGGACTGTACGCGCGCGTCGCCGTTCAGCGACATCACGTAGTTGAGCGCGTGGGTGCCCTGGTTGGAGATGTTCATGCCGCAGGAGGTCTCCAGGAAGCGCACGGCGCCGAGCCGGCCCGACCGCAGCGCCTCCCGGCAGCGCGTCAGGTGGACGTGCCAGCGGAACTGGTGGCTCACCGTGAAGCGGGTGGCGCAGCGCCGCTCCAGCTCCACCAGCGTTCGCCAGTCGGTCACCCCGGCGGCCAGCGGCTTCTCCACCACCGCCGCGGGCACGTTCAGGTCCGCCGCCAGGTGCATGAGCGCCGCACGGTCGGCGGGCTGGGTGACGATGTGGACGATGTCGGGCCGCTCGCGTTCGATCATGTCGGCCGCGTCCGCGTAGGGGGTCAGGCCATACTCCGTGGCATGTCCGTTGCGGCGCTCCTCGATCAGGTCGCAGCAGGCCGTCAGCGCGGCGTCCGCAACGTGCTGGTAGGACAGCACGTGCATGCGGCTGCGGCTGCCGCAGCCGATAAGCGCCGCCTTGTAACGTGGCTTGCTCATGCCGCCCACCCTACCGGAACGACGTTCCGGTGCACAGCCGCCGGCCGGTCCGGCGTGGGAGCGTGCTTGGTCCTGCTCGATCCCCCCGGATACCTTGCGTCTGGCAGTTGCGGCAGGTATCGTCTCCCCCGAATGCTGGAACGGCTTCCGCCGGAATACGAAGAATCACTGCGCTCGCGTATATGCTCGTCTGGGCGTGGACCGAGCACCTGCGCGCCGCCGAGCAAATCGGGCCGAGGCTTTCATGCGCAACGATCAAGACGGCCTTGTCGAGGGGCTCACTGCGCAAGGCGACATTCAGCGCGAACTGGAGCGGGTGCTGCCCGGGCACGATCCCTTCTGGCCGCGCTGGGTGGTCGACAGCGAGCGTGGGGAGACGTGATCAAGTACGTCCCCGTGCCCGAGCCACCGGGATTACGAACGGGTCATGCGGCAGCGGCGTGAATGGTATCGCATGTACCAGTGTGGCGAGTTGAGCTTCGATGGGTTAGAAAAGAAAGCACCTTTGATCGCCGCGGCCGTGAAAGAGGCTGCCGATCGGGGAGGAGATAATTCAAGTGGTTGATGAGCGGTTTCGATTGAGCGACGCGGAGTTGCAGCGCTTCCTGGTCGATGGTTACCTGGTGCTGCGGCCGGAGTTGCCGGAGGGATTCCACAGCCGGGTGTACGACCGCCTCGGGGCGGTGATCGAGCGTTCCGGAAATCCATTCAACAACATCCTGCCGCTGGTGCCGGAGCTGGGCCGGGTGTTCGGCCATCCGCGCGTGACCGGCGCACTGGCGAGCATTCTGGGGGACGACTACTACCTGCACATGCATCGCCACTGCCATGACCGGGCACCTGGCGGCGAGGCGCAGCGCTTGCACAAGGACAGCCTGTACAACAGCCGCTACGCGGTCGACGGCAACCGGCGCCACCACCATGCCCGCTGGGTGATGGCGTTCTACTACCCGCAGGACACCGGCGAGGAGATGGGGCCGACGGCGATCGTGCCGCGCTCCCAGTACCTGCTGGAGCAGCAGCGCGAGGCCGACGAGATCCGCCTCACCGGTGCCGCCGGCACGGTGGTCATCGTGCACTACGACATCTGGCATCGCGCCGCCGGCACGGTGAGTGCCGCGCGCAACCGCTACATGGTGAAGTTCCTGTTCACTCGCATGAGCGACCCGCGCGAGCCGAGCTGGCGCCACGAGCCCGGCCGGGAAGCGCCGTTTTGGGAGAACAATGGCGTGCACCACGGCCCCGGCGACGGGCCGCGCCTGGAGTTGCCCGAGGTGTGGGGCCACCAGTGGCGCTGGCACCTGGGACAGTCCGGGTCCGGCGCCGGATCGCCGGCATCCGCGCACGGCAGTCTGGCTTCGTTGTTCGAGCGCTTGGCGGCCGGAGACGAACGCGTGGCGCTGGAGGCGGCCTATCGCCTCGGACGCGGTGGCGGCTATGCCGCGCGACCGCTGGCCGAGGCGCTGCGCAGCTCCGACGAACGCGTGCGGCGCAACGCCGCCTGCGGATTCGCGCCGCTTGGTGCCGCGGCGGTACCGGCGCTCAGCGACCTAGCCGGCGACGCCGACCCCGCCGTGCGGGCGCGTGCGGTTGATGCGCTCGGCGACGTCGGTCCGCCGGCGCGCGCCGCGGCAACGGTGCTGGCGGGGGCGCTCGGCGACGATGAGGCGTCCGTGCGCGAGTACGCGGCGGATGCCCTCGGCCTGGTGTGCGGCGGTGCCGGCGACTCCGCATCCGTGGCCGCCGCCCTGGCTGCCGCGATGCAGGACGGTAATGACACCGTGCGCCGCAACGCCGCGCTGTCGCTGGCGCGCATCGGCGCCGGAGCGGCCGGGGCCGCCGACCAGGTGGCCGGCGCCCTGGTGGCCGGGCTCGACGACGACAGCCTCTACGTGAACGGCTACTCGGTGCTCGGCCTGCGCCGCCTCGGCACCCCGCGCGCCCACCGCGCACTGCTCGCCCGCCTGGAGGAGGCGCGCTGGGAACCCCGCGAAACCGCCCCCGCCGGCCTGCGCCGCAAATAAGAGTGTCGGCGGGCCACCGAAGGGCGGTCAGTCGTGTGGCAGGAGCCTGCCGGCTCGAACACTGCCGCGCCGCACCGCTCAGCGGCACGTGCGTAGACACCGGATACCACTGCCGATAAACGTGTAGAATTGGCGCTGCTCGCAGTGGTGCGAACGTGCGCCCGCGGCGGAAGCAATGGCGAAGAGCAACGTCTTGAACACCACCACGATCAACTATCTCGACTTGATAGGCAACGGCAAGCGCTATCGGGTACCGCCGTACCAGCGTGACTACTCCTGGGTGGACGAGCAGTGGGAGGACCTGTGGAACGACCTCATGGATCTGCGCTCGAACCCCGACGAACGCCATTACCTGGGCGCCCTGGTGGTCGAGGAGCGAAGCGACCGGGAGTTCCTGATCTTTGACGGGCAACAGCGGCTCGCCACGCTCAGCGTGCTGGCGCTTGCCGTGATCTCCCGGTTGGACGCCATGGCTGATGACGGCATCGATGCGGCCGCCAACCGCGAGCGAGCGCGCGAATTGCGGAACCGTTTCATTGGAGAGAAGGATCCGGCGTCCTTGACCGAGAGCAGCCGGCTTTACCTGAACGAGACCGACGACGCGATTTATCAGGACTACCTGGTACAGAACAGGGAGCCACTGAATCCAAGGCGGCTGCCGAGGTCGAATCGGCTCCTGTGGCAGTGTCTGCTCGGATTTCGACAACGGTTGGACAAGCTGACGGCGTTGCAGCACGACGGCAGAGCCATAGCCGCGCTGCTCTCCGAGACCATGGCACGACAGTTGCTCTTCATCCTGATCACGGTCGACGACGAGTTGAACGCGTATACGGTGTTCGAGACGCTGAATGCGCGCGGTCTGGAGCTGACCACCACCGACCTCCTCAAGAACTACCTGTTTTCCCGTGTGCGGGTTTCGGCTGATCTGGAGGCGCTTCAGCGCCGCTGGCGACTGCTCATGGACACCGTGGAGCAGGAGCGGTTCCCGGAGCTGCTGCGTTACCACATGTTGTGCGACTTGCCCAAGGTGCGTAGTCAGCGGGTCTTCAAGCTGGTTCGAGGCCAAACCAGGACTGCCGGCGACGTGTTCGCGCTGCTTGGCGAGTTGGAACGACGCGCGGAGCTATTCGTGGCGGTTGGGGATCCGAATCACGGATACTGGGCGGATCTTCCCGGCGCCAAACGCTGCATTCGCGAACTCAACCTGTTCCGCGTACGGCAGATGATGCCCCTGCTGTTTACCGCCTGGGAGTCATTTTCGCCGGATGACTTTGTCCGCGTGCTGAAGGTGGTGAGTGTAGTGTCATTCCGCTACACCGTGGTCAGCAGCCGGAATCCCAGCGCTCTGGAAGCTGCGTTCCATTACGCCGCGAAACCAGTGAAGGAGGGTCAGGTGACCACCCCTGCGGGCGTATTCGAACGGTTGCGATCGATCTACGTGGACGATGCGAAGACGAGGCAAGACTTCGCCGGGCTGGAGGTAGGCACGAGCGGCCGGAAGAAAAAACTGGCGAAGTACATCCTGGCGCGGCTGGAGGAAGACGCATCGGGTCGCGCATGCGACCCCGACACCGACCCCGGCACCATCGAGCACATCCTGCCGGAAAACCCTGCCGACGAATGGGAAGAGACATTCGAGCGCGGGCGCTGGGACACGCTGATCTATCGCCTCGGCAATCTCACATTGCTCGAGTCGTCCGCCAATCGGCGGGTTGCCAACGGCACCTATCTCGACAAAGTGTCAGCATATGGCGAGAGCAACTATGTGATCAGTCAGGACATCCCGGGGATGGCTCCCGAAGAATGGACACCGGAACTGCTGGAAGCGCGCCAGCGCAGCCTCGCGGCGCGAGCGGTGCATCTGTGGCGGGCGGACTTCGTATGAGTTGGCAGGGCACCGGGTCGGGGGTTGATCGGTAGGGCGTAAGTCTCTACGGTCGCACCCACCATGCTGAAGGTAGGGATCATCGGGCTCGGCGGCATCGCGCGTTCGCACGCGGCGGCGATCGCCGAACTGGACAATGTCGAGATAACGGCGGTGGCGGACCTGTTTCCGGAGGTGCGCGAGCGGTTCATGAGCACCTGGGGGGTGGGCAAGGGCTACGCCACCCACACGGAACTGCTCCAGGACGGCGACGTGGACGCGGTGGCGATCACCTTGGGCCATCAACTGCACCACCGCTTGACCGTGGACGCGTGCAACGCCGGCAAGCACGTGCTGGTGGAGAAGCCGATGGCGATCAGCCTGCAACAGTGCGACGCAATGATCGAGGCGGCGGACGCCAACCGCGTCAAGCTGATGGTGGGCCACACCCAGCATTTCTACGGCACCAGCCTCAAGGCCAAGGAGATTCTCGACTCCGGGCAACTGGGGCCGCTGATGACGGTGGTGTGCTACATGTCCAAGAACTGGGGCTTTGGGAGCCGGCGCCCGCAGTACCGCAGCCGCTTCCACGGCGGCGGCATGTGGCTGGCCAACGGCGTGCACGTGGTCGACCGGCTGATGTGGCTGCTCGGCTCGCAGGCCGCCGCGGTCAGCGCCGTGGTCGGCACCCGCGCCCACTACCAGGCATCCGACGACACCGCCACCGCGCTGATCCGCACCAAGAACGGCCTCGCCGGCGTGGCCGTGTCGTGCGGCTACGCCAACGGCGGGCCCTCCTTCGAGAGCCACGTGATCGGCGCCAACGGCTCCCTCAAGTTCAGCCAGCACGGCGAGAAGTTCGTCCGCCTCGGCACCGGCGAGCAGTGGGAGGAGGTCGCGTTCGACGACCCGAAGGCGGAGTTCTACCACGAGTGGCATTCGTTCGCGAAGGCGATCGAGCAGGATCTGGAGCCACCGTCCGACGGCATGTGGGGCCGGCACGTGATGGAGATCCTGTTCGCCGCCGAACAGTCCTCCATCACTGGCCGCGAGGTGGTGCTGGAGGGCGGCCACAACTGGACCACGCAGCGCACCGGCACGCCGGTGACCTACGATCATGGCTGGCACTGAGTCGGCACGGTCACGCCGCGACCGGGAGACGATGAGGAACGAAACACGGGTACTCACGGTCGCCGGGCCGGGGCGGACCGGGATGGCGCCATGACCTGCTGTGTGTTGGTCGGCGCCGGAGCCGCGGAGCGCTACGCCGATGCCCTGCTGCGCCTCCCGGAGGTATGCGTGGGCGCGGTGGTGGACCCCGACGCCGGCCGGCGCGGGCAGGCGGCGCGCCGGCTCGGGGCCGAACTGCAGGCCGCCACGCTTGCCGAACTGCTTGCCGGGCACCCGGACTGCTGCTCCGGCGTGCTGGTGCACGGCCCCGCGGACACGCGGCTGGACGATGCCGCGTGCGCGGTGCGCAACGGCAAGCACGTGCTCGTGGAACTGCCGCCGGCAGCCGCCGCCGGCCGGCTGGCGGCGCTCGGCGACGACTGCGCCGCCGCCGGCGTGTGCCTGATGATCGGCGGCACGCTACGCTTCCTGCCGTCGCAGCAGGTGCTGAAGCAGCGCCTCGCCGCGGGCCAGCTCGGCGAGCTGGGGCTGCTGCGCGCCCACCGCTGGCACGCCGGCGACGGCACCGGCTCGGGGCCGGACTG encodes the following:
- a CDS encoding Gfo/Idh/MocA family oxidoreductase; amino-acid sequence: MSKPRYKAALIGCGSRSRMHVLSYQHVADAALTACCDLIEERRNGHATEYGLTPYADAADMIERERPDIVHIVTQPADRAALMHLAADLNVPAAVVEKPLAAGVTDWRTLVELERRCATRFTVSHQFRWHVHLTRCREALRSGRLGAVRFLETSCGMNISNQGTHALNYVMSLNGDARVQSVLGTASGMSGSDPTHPAPDSSVAHLLFDNGVRCLWHHGPTAPLIGDPATVYQHVRVAAYAERGRVLYEEFRNWEIVGPDGTECGHVGDTWRANNVLAQAGLTRATLDWLEDGSALPGTDLNQSLHEFKTVLALYASALERRPVELASFEPDDDLFERLTAALS
- a CDS encoding DUF262 domain-containing HNH endonuclease family protein codes for the protein MAKSNVLNTTTINYLDLIGNGKRYRVPPYQRDYSWVDEQWEDLWNDLMDLRSNPDERHYLGALVVEERSDREFLIFDGQQRLATLSVLALAVISRLDAMADDGIDAAANRERARELRNRFIGEKDPASLTESSRLYLNETDDAIYQDYLVQNREPLNPRRLPRSNRLLWQCLLGFRQRLDKLTALQHDGRAIAALLSETMARQLLFILITVDDELNAYTVFETLNARGLELTTTDLLKNYLFSRVRVSADLEALQRRWRLLMDTVEQERFPELLRYHMLCDLPKVRSQRVFKLVRGQTRTAGDVFALLGELERRAELFVAVGDPNHGYWADLPGAKRCIRELNLFRVRQMMPLLFTAWESFSPDDFVRVLKVVSVVSFRYTVVSSRNPSALEAAFHYAAKPVKEGQVTTPAGVFERLRSIYVDDAKTRQDFAGLEVGTSGRKKKLAKYILARLEEDASGRACDPDTDPGTIEHILPENPADEWEETFERGRWDTLIYRLGNLTLLESSANRRVANGTYLDKVSAYGESNYVISQDIPGMAPEEWTPELLEARQRSLAARAVHLWRADFV
- a CDS encoding HEAT repeat domain-containing protein gives rise to the protein MSDAELQRFLVDGYLVLRPELPEGFHSRVYDRLGAVIERSGNPFNNILPLVPELGRVFGHPRVTGALASILGDDYYLHMHRHCHDRAPGGEAQRLHKDSLYNSRYAVDGNRRHHHARWVMAFYYPQDTGEEMGPTAIVPRSQYLLEQQREADEIRLTGAAGTVVIVHYDIWHRAAGTVSAARNRYMVKFLFTRMSDPREPSWRHEPGREAPFWENNGVHHGPGDGPRLELPEVWGHQWRWHLGQSGSGAGSPASAHGSLASLFERLAAGDERVALEAAYRLGRGGGYAARPLAEALRSSDERVRRNAACGFAPLGAAAVPALSDLAGDADPAVRARAVDALGDVGPPARAAATVLAGALGDDEASVREYAADALGLVCGGAGDSASVAAALAAAMQDGNDTVRRNAALSLARIGAGAAGAADQVAGALVAGLDDDSLYVNGYSVLGLRRLGTPRAHRALLARLEEARWEPRETAPAGLRRK
- a CDS encoding RNA methyltransferase; its protein translation is MDLTDLRIVLVRPEESRNVGAACRAAKTMGIEQIHLVGADAIDRHVAGVVAVHAADLLERAVACTSVAEAVSGCTLAAAVTRRDGKRRKYRIWTAEQLGRRLAERHAGPVAVVFGNEKNGLTDAEMEPCQVAVAIPSAPQFPSLNLSHAVQVVAYEIYKHGHAPRQARPRQRPVGAERIARMAEPLTGALAEVGFFSPAGASSVQRFLTDILTRADLVDREAQRLERILHNVGGVVLRTKR
- a CDS encoding sugar phosphate isomerase/epimerase; the protein is MGAQEGDAAVGRAHGSEAADVHVLAREHRERGLAAAYCPRVSVDDGNRIRDIREAFAAEDVVIAEVGGWRNMLHPDPEEGKRERQRMADYLAIADEVGALCAITCIGSPGGPGQGSHDAFNFTPDAFDAAVENARWLIDTVKPKRARFVYEIYPFSVADSPANIRRLLDAVDRPEFAAHMDLVNLINTPRLYYENAAVAREAVRLFGDRIVSAHAKDLAMQEDVSVIMHEVRPGCGNIDYAAYLRVLHELPQTVPLMIEHLPTQKEYDLGVDYIQQVAAAEGIPLG
- a CDS encoding Gfo/Idh/MocA family oxidoreductase; protein product: MLKVGIIGLGGIARSHAAAIAELDNVEITAVADLFPEVRERFMSTWGVGKGYATHTELLQDGDVDAVAITLGHQLHHRLTVDACNAGKHVLVEKPMAISLQQCDAMIEAADANRVKLMVGHTQHFYGTSLKAKEILDSGQLGPLMTVVCYMSKNWGFGSRRPQYRSRFHGGGMWLANGVHVVDRLMWLLGSQAAAVSAVVGTRAHYQASDDTATALIRTKNGLAGVAVSCGYANGGPSFESHVIGANGSLKFSQHGEKFVRLGTGEQWEEVAFDDPKAEFYHEWHSFAKAIEQDLEPPSDGMWGRHVMEILFAAEQSSITGREVVLEGGHNWTTQRTGTPVTYDHGWH